From Alosa sapidissima isolate fAloSap1 chromosome 7, fAloSap1.pri, whole genome shotgun sequence, the proteins below share one genomic window:
- the si:ch211-196c10.13 gene encoding class E basic helix-loop-helix protein 23, giving the protein MNKKATFQSINCMPSHCAVHGDENVRSHQHSIVDYNSSDNDRSTVLNRDVVLGSVDSPCQNGPRKSRALRLSINARERKRMHDLNDALDELRSVIPHTPSPTVRRLPKIATLLLAKNYILMQEQAIEEMKKLLGNQHATPSINPVWTGLPFVRQLSGYSQDVLPVVL; this is encoded by the coding sequence ATGAATAAGAAAGCGACGTTCCAATCTATCAACTGCATGCCCAGCCATTGCGCTGTCCATGGTGATGAAAATGTGCGCTCACACCAACATTCCATCGTGGACTACAACAGCAGTGACAACGACCGGTCAACTGTCCTAAACAGAGATGTGGTACTGGGTTCAGTGGATTCACCGTGTCAGAACGGGCCGAGGAAGTCCCGAGCTTTACGGTTGAGTATCAATGCGCGGGAACGAAAGCGGATGCACGACCTGAATGATGCCCTGGATGAGTTGAGGTCCGTGATCCCGCACACGCCCAGTCCCACAGTGAGAAGACTGCCTAAGATCGCCACGCTTCTCTTGGCGAAAAATTACATCTTGATGCAAGAGCAGGCTATAGAGGAGATGAAGAAACTACTTGGAAACCAACATGCGACACCTAGCATTAATCCAGTTTGGACAGGACTCCCCTTCGTAAGGCAATTATCTGGATACTCTCAAGACGTTTTGCCAGTCGTGCTATGA